Proteins from one Triticum aestivum cultivar Chinese Spring chromosome 7A, IWGSC CS RefSeq v2.1, whole genome shotgun sequence genomic window:
- the LOC123154259 gene encoding uncharacterized protein yields the protein MLRAHLRLPLGAMLHRVPVSALLVDKAMAMAMPTVVMGGGYRPRRSLHGGGGDSPSKWRKPEAGRLKLNFDGSSRHASQSASIGGVYRDHKGEFVLGYAEPIGAATSSVAELAALRRGLELALENGWSGVWVEGDDLSAVEAARGSHRRPRLGRAEEDLRLWKEIAELLPLLGDDMAVSHVRRGGNRVAHGFAKLGHSVPRPRVLH from the coding sequence ATGCTGCGTGCGCACCTTCGACTACCTCTGGGCGCGATGCTGCACCGCGTCCCCGTATCTGCCCTCCTCGTCGACAAGGCAATGGCAATGGCAATGCCAACGGTGGTGATGGGGGGCGGGTACCGCCCGCGGCGGAGCctgcacggcggcggcggggactcgcCGAGCAAGTGGAGGAAGCCGGAGGCGGGGCGCCTGAAGCTCAACTTCGACGGGTCCTCCAGGCACGCGTCCCAGAGCGCGAGCATCGGTGGCGTGTACCGGGACCACAAGGGCGAGTTCGTGCTGGGCTACGCGGAGCCGATCGGtgcggcgacgagctccgtggcCGAGCTCGCCGCGCTCCGGCGCGGGCTGGAGCTGGCACTGGAGAACGGGTGGAGCGGCGTCTGGGTCGAGGGCGACGACTTGTCGGCCGTGGAAGCCGCGCGGGGGAGCCACAGGCGCCCGCGCCTAGGCAGGGCGGAGGAGGACCTGAGGCTGTGGAAGGAGATCGCCGAGCTGCTCCCGCTGCTCGGCGACGACATGGCCGTGTCGCACGTGCGCCGGGGAGGGAACAGGGTGGCGCACGGGTTCGCGAAGCTCGGGCACAGCGTGCCGCGGCCGCGGGTGTTGCACTAG